A single Dunckerocampus dactyliophorus isolate RoL2022-P2 chromosome 2, RoL_Ddac_1.1, whole genome shotgun sequence DNA region contains:
- the LOC129177399 gene encoding ankyrin repeat and SOCS box protein 3-like isoform X2 yields the protein MDFTECYEDTVSSVAAAARVGCRRRLRRLIREGRSVDCPDNRGWTALHEAAAAGSVGCLKEILSAAAATGGSSLDVQSFVNYATHEGESACHLAARRGFLPAVRILLRAGADVNQCTNDLSCPLYAAVSGDHQDVVRLLLAKGAEVNGTHTASCWTSLHQAVYQGHTGVVRILARVAHLEARDDNRVTPLFLAAQYGRRECLKVLVDAGADVNAQAADLATPLLLASQEGHTACVDILLGHGADPNMACSQEWPQLPIHAAAQFGHREILGRLIPVTARACDRGEGMVSPLYLAAQGDREESARLLLSEGFSPDGQDCTRLLGCRSPLHAAVQSDAPVSPSKVTTLLLEAGARLREDEWVHVLRLSNVPLLDAVLSLRRIPPPWEPSDDSAAARRQGEMPLGRQELGDMLAVALRHIQDARYWLPRLLKAGLEPALLLQPCMLEKATSDVVNYLLHFVNWSTLSASLKAILWGRRAEDTWRPDPHFDSTPSLAHLCRLQVRSLMGPDLIRRTDRVRQLPVPPCLHRFLRFRDIPEPSIQEDPHDV from the exons ATGGACTTCACCGAGTGCTACGAGGACACGGTGTCCAGCGTGGCCGCGGCCGCTCGCGTGGGCTGCAGGAGGCGGCTGAGGAGGCTCATCCGCGAGGGTCGCAGCGTGGACTGTCCGGATAACCGAGGTTGGACGGCGCTGCACGAGGCGGCCGCAGCCGGCAGCGTGGGCTGCCTGAAGGAGATTCTGTCTGCCGCCGCAGCGACTG GCGGATCATCTTTGGACGTCCAGTCCTTCGTCAACTATGCCACCCACGAGGGGGAGTCGGCGTGCCACCTGGCGGCGCGGCGCGGCTTCCTGCCGGCGGTTCGCATTCTCCTGAGAGCGGGCGCCGACGTCAACCAGTGCACCAATGACCTGTCCTGTCCTCTCTACGCAG CGGTCAGCGGCGACCACCAGGATGTGGTGCGGCTGCTGCTGGCCAAAGGCGCCGAGGTCAACGGCACGCACACGGCTTCCTGTTGGACCTCCCTTCATCAGGCCGTTTATCAG GGTCACACCGGAGTCGTGCGCATCCTGGCACGAGTGGCCCACCTGGAGGCACGCGACGACAACAGAGTCACTCCTCTCTTCCTGGCAGCGCAGTACGGACGGCGGGAATGTCTGAAAGTCCTGGTGGACGCCG GTGCCGACGTGAACGCGCAGGCCGCCGACCTGGCCACGCCGCTGCTGCTGGCGTCTCAGGAGGGTCACACGGCCTGCGTGGACATCCTGTTGGGTCACGGCGCCGACCCCAACATGGCCTGCAGTCAGGAATGGCCCCAACTCCCCATTCACGCCGCCGCCCAGTTCGGCCATCGCGA GATCCTCGGGAGACTCATACCCGTCACGGCGCGCGCGTGCGACCGCGGCGAGGGCATGGTGAGTCCGCTCTACTTGGCGGCGCAAGGTGACCGGGAGGAGAGTGCCAGGCTGCTTCTGAGCGAAGGTTTCAGCCCCGACGGCCAGGACTGCACCCGCCTCCTTGGCTGCCGCTCGCCGCTCCACGCCGCCGTGCAAAGCGACGCCCC GGTTTCTCCCTCGAAGGTGACCACCCTGCTGCTGGAGGCGGGCGCCCGTCTGAGGGAGGACGAGTGGGTTCACGTCCTGCGTTTGTCCAACGTGCCGCTGCTGGACGCGGTGCTCTCTCTCAGGCGCATCCCGCCTCCGTGGGAGCCGAGCGACGACTCGGCAGCGGCGCGGCGCCAGGGCGAGATGCCGCTGGGACGGCAGGAGCTGGGGGACATGTTGGCGGTGGCGCTCCGTCACATCCAGGATGCCCGCTACTGGCTCCCCCGTCTGCTGAAGGCGGGACTTGAACCTGCGTTGCTGCTGCAGCCGTGCAT GCTAGAGAAGGCCACCAGTGACGTCGTGAATTATCTCCTGCACTTTGTGAACTGGTCCACTCTGTCAGCCTCTTTGAAAGCCATTCTGTGGGGAAGACGGGCTGAGGACACGTGGCGACCCGACCCGCACTTTG ACTCCACCCCCAGTCTCGCTCACCTGTGCCGCCTGCAGGTCCGATCCCTGATGGGACCGGACCTCATCAGGAGGACCGACCGCGTCCGGCAGCTCCCCGTGCCCCCCTGCCTTCACCGCTTCCTCCGCTTCCGTGACATTCCCGAGCCCTCCATCCAAGAAGACCCCCACGACGTTTAG
- the LOC129177399 gene encoding ankyrin repeat and SOCS box protein 3-like isoform X1 produces the protein MDFTECYEDTVSSVAAAARVGCRRRLRRLIREGRSVDCPDNRGWTALHEAAAAGSVGCLKEILSAAAATGGSSLDVQSFVNYATHEGESACHLAARRGFLPAVRILLRAGADVNQCTNDLSCPLYAAVSGDHQDVVRLLLAKGAEVNGTHTASCWTSLHQAVYQGHTGVVRILARVAHLEARDDNRVTPLFLAAQYGRRECLKVLVDAGADVNAQAADLATPLLLASQEGHTACVDILLGHGADPNMACSQEWPQLPIHAAAQFGHREILGRLIPVTARACDRGEGMVSPLYLAAQGDREESARLLLSEGFSPDGQDCTRLLGCRSPLHAAVQSDAPVSPSKVTTLLLEAGARLREDEWVHVLRLSNVPLLDAVLSLRRIPPPWEPSDDSAAARRQGEMPLGRQELGDMLAVALRHIQDARYWLPRLLKAGLEPALLLQPCMCVFLLFTLPLFFPPFTLCLPCRLEKATSDVVNYLLHFVNWSTLSASLKAILWGRRAEDTWRPDPHFDSTPSLAHLCRLQVRSLMGPDLIRRTDRVRQLPVPPCLHRFLRFRDIPEPSIQEDPHDV, from the exons ATGGACTTCACCGAGTGCTACGAGGACACGGTGTCCAGCGTGGCCGCGGCCGCTCGCGTGGGCTGCAGGAGGCGGCTGAGGAGGCTCATCCGCGAGGGTCGCAGCGTGGACTGTCCGGATAACCGAGGTTGGACGGCGCTGCACGAGGCGGCCGCAGCCGGCAGCGTGGGCTGCCTGAAGGAGATTCTGTCTGCCGCCGCAGCGACTG GCGGATCATCTTTGGACGTCCAGTCCTTCGTCAACTATGCCACCCACGAGGGGGAGTCGGCGTGCCACCTGGCGGCGCGGCGCGGCTTCCTGCCGGCGGTTCGCATTCTCCTGAGAGCGGGCGCCGACGTCAACCAGTGCACCAATGACCTGTCCTGTCCTCTCTACGCAG CGGTCAGCGGCGACCACCAGGATGTGGTGCGGCTGCTGCTGGCCAAAGGCGCCGAGGTCAACGGCACGCACACGGCTTCCTGTTGGACCTCCCTTCATCAGGCCGTTTATCAG GGTCACACCGGAGTCGTGCGCATCCTGGCACGAGTGGCCCACCTGGAGGCACGCGACGACAACAGAGTCACTCCTCTCTTCCTGGCAGCGCAGTACGGACGGCGGGAATGTCTGAAAGTCCTGGTGGACGCCG GTGCCGACGTGAACGCGCAGGCCGCCGACCTGGCCACGCCGCTGCTGCTGGCGTCTCAGGAGGGTCACACGGCCTGCGTGGACATCCTGTTGGGTCACGGCGCCGACCCCAACATGGCCTGCAGTCAGGAATGGCCCCAACTCCCCATTCACGCCGCCGCCCAGTTCGGCCATCGCGA GATCCTCGGGAGACTCATACCCGTCACGGCGCGCGCGTGCGACCGCGGCGAGGGCATGGTGAGTCCGCTCTACTTGGCGGCGCAAGGTGACCGGGAGGAGAGTGCCAGGCTGCTTCTGAGCGAAGGTTTCAGCCCCGACGGCCAGGACTGCACCCGCCTCCTTGGCTGCCGCTCGCCGCTCCACGCCGCCGTGCAAAGCGACGCCCC GGTTTCTCCCTCGAAGGTGACCACCCTGCTGCTGGAGGCGGGCGCCCGTCTGAGGGAGGACGAGTGGGTTCACGTCCTGCGTTTGTCCAACGTGCCGCTGCTGGACGCGGTGCTCTCTCTCAGGCGCATCCCGCCTCCGTGGGAGCCGAGCGACGACTCGGCAGCGGCGCGGCGCCAGGGCGAGATGCCGCTGGGACGGCAGGAGCTGGGGGACATGTTGGCGGTGGCGCTCCGTCACATCCAGGATGCCCGCTACTGGCTCCCCCGTCTGCTGAAGGCGGGACTTGAACCTGCGTTGCTGCTGCAGCCGTGCATGTGCGTCTTCCTCCTTTTCAcacttcctcttttttttcctcccttcacGCTCTGTCTGCCCTGCAGGCTAGAGAAGGCCACCAGTGACGTCGTGAATTATCTCCTGCACTTTGTGAACTGGTCCACTCTGTCAGCCTCTTTGAAAGCCATTCTGTGGGGAAGACGGGCTGAGGACACGTGGCGACCCGACCCGCACTTTG ACTCCACCCCCAGTCTCGCTCACCTGTGCCGCCTGCAGGTCCGATCCCTGATGGGACCGGACCTCATCAGGAGGACCGACCGCGTCCGGCAGCTCCCCGTGCCCCCCTGCCTTCACCGCTTCCTCCGCTTCCGTGACATTCCCGAGCCCTCCATCCAAGAAGACCCCCACGACGTTTAG
- the pdk2a gene encoding pyruvate dehydrogenase (acetyl-transferring) kinase isozyme 2, mitochondrial — translation MKFVRFIMKNAALASVPKHIEHFSKFSPSPLSMKQFLDFGSINACEKTSFAFLRQELPVRLSNIMKEINLLPDKLLTTPSVQTVQGWYIQSLMEILEFLHKNPDDHKVLGEFVDALVTIRNRHNDVVPTMAQGIIQYKEAFPQDAVTNQNIQYFLDRFYMSRISIRMLINQHTLIFDGTTNPVHPNTIGSIDPHCQVGDVVEDAFHSAKMLCEQYYLRSPDLLLREMSSKPRQQQQPISIVYVPSHLYHMLFELFKNAMRATIETHHDKDLPPVQVLVSLGGEDMSIKVSDKGGGVPFRKIENLFSYMYSTAPAPQIGEHARPPLAGFGYGLPISRLYAKYFQGDLQLYSMEGHGTDAVIYLKALSTDSVERLPVYNKTALRNYKVSQEADDWCIPSREPLDLSNYKVAK, via the exons ATGAAGTTCGTTCGCTTTATTATGAAAAATGCCGCCCTGGCCAGCGTGCCCAAACATATCGAACATTTTTCCAAATTCTCTCCTTCGCCGCTTTCCATGAAGCAATTCCTTGACTTTG GATCCATAAACGCCTGCGAGAAGACGTCTTTCGCCTTCCTGAGGCAGGAGCTCCCGGTGCGACTATCCAACATTATGAAGGAGATTAACCTGCTGCCCGACAAGCTGCTCACCACGCCGTCCGTGCAGACGGTGCAAGGATG GTACATCCAAAGTTTGATGGAGATCCTGGAATTCCTGCACAAGAATCCAGACGACCACAAAGTCCTGGGCGA GTTCGTGGATGCCTTGGTGACCATCAGGAACCGGCACAACGACGTGGTGCCTACCATGGCGCAGGGCATCATCCAATACAAGGAGGCCTTCCCGCAGGACGCCGTGACCAACCAGAACATCCAGTACTTCCTGGATCGCTTCTACATGAGCCGCATCTCCATCCGCATGCTCATCAACCAGCACA CTCTTATCTTTGACGGCACCACCAACCCGGTTCACCCCAACACCATCGGCAGCATCGACCCGCACTGCCAGGTGGGCGACGTGGTGGAAG ACGCCTTCCACAGCGCCAAGATGTTGTGTGAGCAGTACTACCTGCGCTCGCCTGACCTCCTCCTCCGAGAGATGAGCA GCAAGccgaggcagcagcagcagcccatCAGCATCGTCTACGTGCCCTCGCACCTCTACCACATGCTCTTTGAGCTCTTCAAG AACGCCATGAGGGCCACCATAGAGACGCACCACGACAAAGACCTGCCACCCGTCCAGGTTCTGGTGTCTCTGGGAGGAGAGGACATGTCAATCAAG GTGAGTGACAAGGGAGGCGGGGTTCCCTTTCGCAAGATCGAGAACCTCTTCAGCTACATGTACTCCACCGCCCCGGCGCCGCAGATAGGAGAACACGCTCGGCCTCCGCTG GCCGGCTTCGGTTACGGGCTGCCCATCTCGCGTCTCTATGCCAAGTACTTCCAGGGCGACCTGCAGCTGTACTCCATGGAGGGCCACGGCACCGACGCCGTCATCTACTTGAAG GCGCTGTCGACAGACTCGGTGGAGAGGCTGCCGGTGTACAACAAGACGGCCCTGAGGAACTACAAAGTGAGCCAGGAAGCAGACGACTGGTGCATCCCCAGCAGAGAACCTCTGGACCTGAGCAACTACAAGGTGGCCAAATGA